CTTTGGCCAGAAGAACCGCCTGCAAGCCCTCCTGCAGAAGCGGCATGAGAGCATCCTGGCCCACGGCACCAGGCCCGTGGAAAAAGGGGAGTACGAGGCCTTGAGGGACTTCCTCCAGGGCATGGACGAGCGGCTTAGGCCCCTGCCCCCCTGGCCCAAGTTCTAGGCCTGGGGATAGACGGGGGGCATGGAACAACCAAGCCTGGTCCTCCCCAGGGCAAGGTGGGAGGCGAGCGCCGTGCGCCCCAAAAAGGCGGATTAATGCCCTTTCTTCCTGGTTCCTTCGCTCTGCCGGCTTAGAAGGGCCCCTTGGGAACCTTCCATGCTGGCTTGGGCCAGCACGGGGCGGCCCTAAAGAGCGGGGAAGGCAGAGGTCTCGTAGCCCAGCTCGGCCACGGCGAACCAGCGGAACTGCTCCTGGCGGAAGGCCCAGTAGGCGGTGTAGATCCTCCGGTAGTTGGGGTCCCGGGCTGCTTGCTCCTCATAGAGGGCCCGGGCCTCCTCAAAGGCCCTCCTCATGATCTCCGCAGGCCACTTCCTAAGGCGCACCCCCGCCCGGAGGAGGCGCCGCAAGGCGGGAGGATTTTGCGCATCGTACTTGGCCATCATGGTGAGGTTCACTTCAGCGGCAGCTACCTGGAAAGCTTCCTGGAACTCTTTGGGTAGGCGGGCCCATTCCCGTTGGTTCACTAAGAAGGAGAGCTGGGCGCTGGGCTCCCAGAAGGAGGGGTAGTAGTAGTAGCGGGCCACCCTGTGGAAGCCTAGCTTCTCGTCGTCGTAGGGTCCGGAGAACTCGGTGGCGTCGATGGTACCCCGCTCCAGCGCCGGGTAGATATCCCCCGCCGCCAGGGTCTGCGGCACCACCCCAAGCCGCCCCATCACCGCCCCCCCAAGGCCAGGGATGCGCATGCGCAGGCCTCTGAGGTCGGATAGGGTCTGGATCTCCCGGCGGAACCAGCCCCCCATCTGGGCCCCGGTGTTCCCCCCGGGGAACTGGAGGACCCCGAAATCCGCATAGACCTCCCGCAGGAGTTCCAAACCGCCGCCATAGCGCATCCAGGCGTTGTGCTGGCGGTAGGTCATGCCGAAGGGCACACCCCCGTCAAAGGCGATGGCGGGGTTTTTACCTATGTAGAAGGGGCCATAGGTGTGTCCCGCCTCCACGGTCCCTGCCTGAACGGCGTCCAGCACCTGCCCCCCGGGGACGATCTCCCCTGCCTGGAAGGCGCGGATCTAAAACCGGCCCCTTGTGAGCTCGGCGACCCTCTGGGCCAGGTCCTCAGCCCCCCCGTAGAGGGTGTCCAGGCTCCTCGGGTAGCTGGAGACCAGGCGCCAGCGGACCGAGGGCGCGGCCTGGGCATGGGCCCCATAAAAGAGGCTCAACCCCAGGCCCACTCCCGCCTTCTTCAGAAAGACCCGCCTTTGCATATACCCTCCTTATGGGCTTTATATGCTACCACCCCGTGCGGCCACCTGAACCCAAATGGCTATGCCCCTTCTCCCTCCCGGAGAAGCCTGCCCACCTGGGCGAGGAGGGCCTGGCCCTCAAAGGGCTTTCCCAAAAAGGCTTGGGCTCCAGCCTCGAGGGCCTCCTCCTGGCTCTTTGTGGAGACGCTAGCGGAAAGGGCCAGGACCGGGGTGGCCCCGCGGGCCCGCACCTGGCGGATGACCTCGAGGCCCGAAACCCCCGGCATCACCAGGTCGCAGACCACCAGGTCGTAGGCCTCCCCTAGCCTTTCCAGGGCCGCCTGGCCCGAGGGGACCCAGTCCACCTGGTGACCGGCCTTTTCCAGCATGCGCCGGACCGTGTGGGCCACCAGGGGCTCGTCCTCAACCAGGAGAATCCGGGCCATACAGGGGTAGGATAACCCGGAAGAGGCTTCCCTGGCCCTCTTCGCTCTCCACCTCTATCCGCCCCCCGTGGGCCTCCACGATGTGCTTGGAGATGAAAAGGCCCAGGCCCGTGCCGGAGACCCCCCGGGC
The genomic region above belongs to Thermus sediminis and contains:
- a CDS encoding response regulator transcription factor, which encodes MARILLVEDEPLVAHTVRRMLEKAGHQVDWVPSGQAALERLGEAYDLVVCDLVMPGVSGLEVIRQVRARGATPVLALSASVSTKSQEEALEAGAQAFLGKPFEGQALLAQVGRLLREGEGA